From a region of the Osmia lignaria lignaria isolate PbOS001 chromosome 10, iyOsmLign1, whole genome shotgun sequence genome:
- the LOC117611839 gene encoding defensin — translation MKFNIFLTFLLVSVVALMAAPTSIIQDEPKDEMPLDAIRSETERADRQRRVTCDLLSFKGIAEHSACAANCLSMGKAGGRCENGICICRKTTFKELWDKRFG, via the exons atgaaattcaatatttttcttacaTTTCTGCTTGTGAGCGTGGTCGCCCTTATGGCTGCTCCTACTTCAATAATCCAAG ATGAACCTAAAGACGAGATGCCTCTCGACGCGATTCGAAGCGAAACAGAGCGCGCTGACAGGCAAAGAAGAGTAACCTGTGATCTTCTCTCGTTCAAAGGAATCGCGGAACATTCTGCTTGCGCTGCGAATTGTCTCAGCATGGGTAAAGCTGGAGGTCGTTGCGAAAATGGAATCTGTATTTGTCGCAA GACCACTTTCAAGGAACTCTGGGACAAACGTTTCGGCTGA
- the Cat gene encoding catalase, which produces MPKRSSCLIQAFKVVSLGPPLTRNAAPLRVFHSTVSRHDKSPLLLPAISCCSERCTQRSVFFDKKPILTLAFQRISLRNYCCKNSKDNDDDMSEKQRDPASEQLNEYKSKAENKRPVLLTGNGVPIANKTASLTVGPNGPILLQDYVYLDEMSHFDRERIPERVVHAKGAGAFGYFEVTNDITKYSKASVFSQVGKRTPIAVRFSSVGGESGSADTVRDPRGFAVKFYTEDGIWDLVGNNTPIFFVKDPIFFPSFIHTQKRNPVTHLKDADMFWDFLSLRPESTHQVLFLFSDRGIPDGHRHMNGYGSHTFKLVNANNEMVYCKFHYKTDQGIKNIPVDKAAELSASDPDYSIRDLYNAIASHRYPTWSFSIQVMTPSQAKNFKWNPFDVTKVWPHKEFPLIPVGKLVLDRNPENYFADVEQIAFDPAHMIPGIEPSPDKMLQGRLFAYGDTHRHRLGPNHLQLPVNCPFKAISAMNYQRDGLMAVHNQNGAPNYFPNSFNGPKECPAVRPPKFNVSGDVDRYEPQNEDDFGQAGMFYRDVLNADEKKRLADNLVGSLRNASTFIVERAVKNFTQADADLGRKLTDGLRKAGVRINVFGKTASL; this is translated from the exons ATGCCGAAGCGTAGTTCGTGCCTTATTCAAGCTTTTAAAGTGGTTTCATTGGGTCCACCATTAACACGTAATGCCGCTCCATTGCGCGTTTTTCACTCGACGGTCAGTCGGCATGATAAAAGTCCGTTGTTATTGCCAGCGATCAGTTGCTGTTCAGAACGTTGCACGCAACGGAGCGTGTTCTTCGACAAGAAACCTATCCTCACACTGGCTTTTCAGCGAATATCACTAAGAAATTATTGTTGTAAGAATTCCAAAGACAACGACGACGATATGTCTGAAAAACAAAGGGATCCTGCTTCCGAGCAGTTGAACGAGTACAAGTCAAAAGCGGAG AATAAAAGACCGGTATTGCTAACCGGAAATGGAGTACCCATTGCCAATAAAACAGCTAGTTTGACAGTGGGTCCAAATGGCCCCATACTGCTGCAAGATTACGTTTACCTGGATGAAATGTCACACTTCGATAGGGAAAGGATTCCAGAACGTGTAGTACACGCGAAAGGAGCTG GTGCGTTCGGATATTTCGAAGTTACCAATGACATCACAAAATACTCTAAGGCCAGTGTATTCTCCCAAGTTGGGAAAAGGACACCCATTGCCGTGAGATTTTCCAGCGTGGGTGGTGAGTCTGGCTCAGCGGACACGGTCAG GGATCCCCGCGGTTTCGCCGTCAAATTCTACACCGAAGACGGTATCTGGGACTTGGTTGGCAACAACACCCCCATCTTTTTCGTCAAGGATCCCATCTTCTTCCCTAGCTTCATCCACACGCAGAAGAGAAATCCTGTTACACATTTGAAG GATGCCGACATGTTCTGGGACTTCCTTAGTCTAAGACCGGAGTCGACACACCAGGTGTTGTTCCTGTTCTCAGATCGCGGTATCCCCGACGGTCATCGCCACATGAACGGTTACGGTTCACACACGTTCAAGCTTGTGAATGCCAACAACGAGATGGTTTACTGTAAATTCCACTACAAG ACTGACCAAGGAATCAAGAACATTCCCGTTGACAAGGCAGCAGAATTAAGCGCATCAGATCCTGATTACTCGATCAGAGATCTTTACAACGCGATCGCTAGTCATCGATACCCAACTTGGTCGTTCTCCATTCAAGTGATGACTCCGAGTCAAGCAAAGAATTTCAAATGGAATCCTTTCGACGTGACCAAG GTCTGGCCGCACAAGGAATTCCCGCTGATTCCTGTTGGTAAGCTGGTGTTGGACCGAAATCCTGAAAATTACTTCGCTGACGTGGAGCAAATAGCCTTCGATCCGGCTCACATGATACCTGGTATTGAACCAAGCCCTGACAAAATGCTACAGGGTCGGCTATTCGCTTACGGCGACACTCACAGGCATCGTCTTGGACCCAATCATCTTCAATTACCAGTCAATTGTCCAttcaaa GCAATTTCCGCCATGAACTACCAACGAGATGGTTTAATGGCTGTGCACAATCAAAACGGTGCACCGAACTACTTCCCTAACAGTTTCAATGGACCCAAAGAGTGCCCTGCTGTTCGTCCACCAAAGTTCAACGTCAGCGGGGACGTGGACCGTTACGAACCACAGAACGAGGACGATTTCGGACAAGCTGGCATGTTTTATAGAGATGTTCTGAACGCGGACGAGAAGAAGAGACTGGCGGACAACTTAGTAGGAAGTCTTCGCAACGCGTCCACGTTCATCGTCGAGAGAGCCGTGAAGAACTTTACTCAAGCGGATGCCGACCTCGGCAGAAAATTAACCGACGGTCTTCGTAAAGCCGGCGTGAGGATCAACGTCTTTGGCAAAACTGCCAGCTTATAA
- the LOC117611840 gene encoding defensin-like: protein MVKIYFLAALLLVAIAAIMAQPVDNEYEPLVLPEGRGDRHRRVTCDLLTYKGVVGDSACAANCLSMGKAGGRCHDGVCTCRKTTFKEVWDKRFG from the exons ATGGTCAAGATCTACTTCCTTGCTGCTCTTCTGCTCGTGGCTATAGCCGCCATCATGGCTCAGCCAGTTG ACAACGAGTACGAACCTCTCGTCCTTCCCGAAGGACGTGGTGACAGACACAGGAGAGTGACCTGTGACCTGCTCACCTACAAAGGAGTTGTCGGAGACAGTGCATGTGCTGCAAACTGTCTTAGCATGGGCAAAGCTGGAGGTCGTTGTCACGATGGAGTCTGTACCTGCCGCAA AACTACCTTCAAGGAAGTCTGGGACAAACGTTTCGGCTAG